The genomic DNA ATGGTCAAGGGTTTGCCCATAAATTTCTTCACCATTGGCTAAAACACAGTTAACCTGCAATAACGAGTACAATCCGGAACCATGGCTGAGTTGAAATCCACTATTTCCGAACAACTCCGCAAATTCTGGCGTGCCAACGAGAAGGAATTGACCGATTCCCCGCGTCGCGGCGTCGCCTCCCCTGCCGAGGCCACGGCACTGCGCGAGGAAGTCGCCGCCGAGATTGCGGACCTCATCAAAGCCCAGAAGGTCAAGACCAGCCCCGGCGATACCGCCCTCGATGCCGATGCCGCCGCTACCCTGCCCCTTGGCGCGCGCATCAAGCCGCGCGGAATCTTTGAAGATGCCTGGGGCGCGCGTCCCACCGCGCAGCGGCCCTGGCCGGTCATCCTCATCCACGGCACCTGCGACACCAAGGGTGTATGGCAGATCCTCGGCAATGAACTGCGCCAAGACGGCTGGGCCGTTTTCGCTCCTGATTACGGACGCCGCGCCACCCAACCCCTCGCGGAGTCCGCGAGGGAGCTTGGCGCCTATATTGATGCCGTGCGCGCAGTCACCGGCGCGGACAAGGTCATCCTCATCGGCCACTCCCAGGGCGGGCTTCTTGCCCGCCATTGGATGCGTATGGAGGGAGGCGCCGAAAACGTCCTACACCTGATGTGCATTAGCGCGCCGAATCACGGGACCACCTATGGCGGAATCGCCAGCCGCCTCATCCGCACTCCGCGCCAAGAAGCGGTGCTGCGCTCCATCATCGATGGCTGGTTT from Corynebacterium tuberculostearicum includes the following:
- a CDS encoding esterase/lipase family protein, which translates into the protein MAELKSTISEQLRKFWRANEKELTDSPRRGVASPAEATALREEVAAEIADLIKAQKVKTSPGDTALDADAAATLPLGARIKPRGIFEDAWGARPTAQRPWPVILIHGTCDTKGVWQILGNELRQDGWAVFAPDYGRRATQPLAESARELGAYIDAVRAVTGADKVILIGHSQGGLLARHWMRMEGGAENVLHLMCISAPNHGTTYGGIASRLIRTPRQEAVLRSIIDGWFGPAGMDQVVGSEALRETNRDGDLESGVSYTCIATRSDAVVVPPETCFLDPRGAAEGTVRNSYVQDFDRRAMVMHEDMPMDKRVRAIVRTILELVETIPR